The Hordeum vulgare subsp. vulgare chromosome 7H, MorexV3_pseudomolecules_assembly, whole genome shotgun sequence DNA window TCCTGCCCTGTCCTCTGAATCGCATCACGGCGCAGGCCGCACCATCCCATCTCGCCTTGGCCCCGTCCGCCGCCGGCAAGCGTCCTCGCcgagccccgccccgccccgccccgccgccactCACCATCgccggcgcgccctaccccccgccCTCCCTCGCCGCCGCTCCACTGCCCCACCGCCGGTTGTGCCGCGCCGATCCGCCGGCTCGCTGCCCACAGAGGGAAGCGCCCCGCGCCCCCCACTGCCGACGGCGCCCGTGCTCTCCGATTCCACCCTGGGAGATCTGCCTGTTCCGTGTCTGTGCCAGCGCCAACGCCAGCGCCAGCGCCACCCCGATCAGATCCTCTCCGTCGAaggccatggccgccgccgcccaGATGGAATTCTCCACCCCGTCCAAGCCCACGCCCAGACGGAAGTCCAAATCCGTGGCCTCGCCGCCGCCAATGTCTCCGGCGACGCCCTCCACGGTCCGCAGGTCCTCCCGCCTCCTCGAGACCCCCGCCAAGGACCTCTCGGAGGCCGCCCTCTTCGAGACGCCGGCCAAGCCCAAGCCCAAGGCCGTCCTCTTCGAGACGCCGGCCAAGCCCAAGCCCGCGCCCACCCTCAAGCGGAAGCGGgccgcgccgtcgccgtcgcccaagACCCCGACCCAGACCGAGCGCAAGCCCAAGCGGCAGCGGCGGCTGCCGACGAATCGGGTCTACTACCGCAAGGTGGTGTACGACGGCGGGGAGTTCGCCGCCGGGGATGACGTCTACATCAAGCGGCTGGAGGGCGAAGAGTCGGACGCCGAGGACCCCGAGGCGGAGGACTGCCGCGTCTGCTTCCGCGCCGGCGGCGGGGTCATGGTGGAGTGCGATGCCTGCCTCGGCGGCTTCCACCTGCGCTGCGTGCGCCCGCCGCTGCGCCGCGTGCCAGAGGGGGACTGGGCGTGCCCGTACTGCAAGGCCGAGCATGAGGGGAGGGCGATGGACAGGCCCAAGCCGCCGGTCGGGAAGAAGATCAAGAGGACAGCCAAAGAGAAGCTTCTCGCCAGCGATTTATGGGCTGCGCGCATTGAAAGGTTAGCGGCACTAGTTTTTTTTCTGTGGCGAAAAGTTCAGTGAATTGGTTTCCTTACATTCGTGTGATAATTAGCTATAATTGGTCTCGTTTGGAAAAGTTTGCAAAATTGGAAGCTTGTTGGCAGTTTGCTGTAGTGATGGGCTGGTGGCTACTGATGTGCTTTCTGAGAAATGGATGTGGAATAGTGTATCTGAATGGTATAATCGCTGAGAATAGGAACTGTAGAACATTGCTTCCAAGTGCTAGGCGATGGTGCATAAACTTAACTTTAGATGTGGAGTTTTCATTGGAGTTAGGTGCAAGACATTGTTTTGTTTTGTGTCTGATCCCTCCTTCCAACAAAACAAGAGTTCAATCTACAATGTTGTTTTGGGATGGTAAAAGAAGGCAGGAATATGCTTTCAGACATGCTTGTTGTTACAATGATACTTACTGAATAGCAATAACATGTAACAGTTTACGGAGGGAGCCAGATGGAGCATTCTGGGCAAAGGTGAGGTGGTACACTATTCCTGAAGAGACTGCAGCAGGAAGGCAGCCACACAATTTGCGGAGAGAGCTGTATCGTACCAATGATGTTGGAGACATTGAGGTGATTATCGTTTTTTCCTGTCTATGTTTGGTTCCTCAATTTTCCATGTTTATTGATTCTACTTGCTTTCTTCTTGTGGCTTTTACAGATGGAAACTATCCTTAGACATTGTTTTGTCATGAGCCCCAAAGAGTTTAGGGATGCCGCTAATGACGGAGATGATGTATTTTATTGCGAATATGAGTATGATATACATTGGCATAATTTTAAGCGTCTGGCAGAtattgatgatgaacctgaggtaTATCTTCTGAAACGTCAAAGTTGTGAAACTCTGTTTATAGAAATCTGGATCTTCATTGTGGTATAGTGAATAATCTTGTCCCTGCTCTATTATGTAGACAAAAGAAGATCCCAGTGACGAGCCTTACAATGCTGCTGATGATTATAACAGTGATACCGATGTAGATTCAGAATACGATGAGGAGGATGAACCGGCTGCACGTTGCTCAGCCAGAAAGAACCAATCTAATGAGAAAATTTTGCCTGCTGTACTAACTCTTCCTCCCTTTCCCTCTATAATTTTGCATCGCTTTACTGAAATGCCTGTTTGTTTGTAGAATTCATGGAAAGGGAGGATATATGGCCTGCAAAAGATTGGAATCCGTAAAATACCTGAGCATGTTCGGTGTCATCAAAAGACTGCTCTGGAGAAGGCGAAAGCTACCTTGTTATTGGCCACTCTTCCCAAGTCATTGCCTTGCAGGGATAAGTATGGCtattcatgtttgttgcatgtttcatCAGCTTCTTATGCAAACTGTTACTGAGTAGAAGTCTTATGCCAGAGAAATGGAGGAGATCTCGACATTTGTGAAGGATGCAATTTGCAATGACCATTGTCTAGGACGCTGCCTTTATATTCATGGTGTGCCTGGTACTGGCAAGGTAACCAACCTTATTTCATGGCTGTCATGATGGTTTGATTTCTTTTGCTGTGGCTGAACGCTAAACTGCATTTTCTGCACCTGCTTTGTTTATTGGCAGACTATGAGTGTACTTGCAGTCATGAGGAGGTTGAGATCTGAATTTGATTCTGGAGCTCTGAGGCCCTATTGTTTTATAGAAATCAATGGTCTCAAATTAGCTTCTCCAGAGAATATCTACAAGGTATACAAACTTCTAAGTTGGTTAAGAAATGTCAAATTCCTACTCGAGCATAGCATACGCATTCCCTTATCAGTCAACATAAACTTATAACAGCTCCACTTCATTGAATATGCAGGTTATATATGAACAGTTGAGTGGGCATAGGGTGGGATGGAAAAAAGCTCTTCATTATTTGACACAGCACTTTTCAGATGGCAAGAAAATTGGAAAGCAAGCAAACCAGCCAATTGTTTTGCTCATCGACGAGCTTGATCTCCTTTTGACAAGAAATCAGTCGGTAATATAACCTAGCTGAACTTAATTAAATAGCTGTACAAATTTATAGTTTATTTTTGGGAAAATGCCCAATGTTGTCATCATTTGGCCTTCTGATTTTTGTATCATATGTGTTCATATTCATTGACATTTGGATTAATCTTTCTATCAGGTGCTGTATAACATTCTTGATTGGccgaccaagccaaattcaaaccTAGTTATTATAGGTACCTATAACTCTGTCTTGGTTTGTGATTTTGATCTCTAGCCTATTATTTATTCTTTGGTGTGTTGTTACTGAATGCAGGTATAGCAAACACAATGGATCTTCCAGAAAAACTATTGCCGCGTATCTCAAGTAGGATGGGTATTCAGCGGCTGTGTTTTGGCCCCTATAATTATCGGCAACTGCAGGAAATCATAACAAGCCGTCTTAAGGGTATCAATGCCTTTGAAGATCAAGCTATTGAGTTTGCTTCTAGAAAGGTTTGGAACTTTGGATCACAGTATCATGTGTGCACATTTACTATGATATGCTTGTATATTTTTGTCCATGATTATTCTTCTGTCATCTTATCCGAGATTTGCTGAGAAATTATTTAAGCACTAGGTCCTTCACTTGAAGGTTAATTTCTCCTATTTGTGTTCAGACCTCCATGATGTTTCATAGTAAACATTTAAGCCAGAGTCCCATGAACTAGTAGAGTGAATCATGCTTTGATAATTTCTACGCTCTTCCCTTTTTGAATAGTTTGATATGAGGCATCTCATAATCACTGCTGGGTGGAATAAACATAGTTTCCACAATGCAGTGTGGTGCCATTGCGTGTTAGTTGCCATCAAATGTTTTCGTTAACATGCATCTTCATTCATCTGATTAGATTGCTTTTTCCCGCAGGTAGCTGCTATGTCTGGCGATGCTAGGCGGGCCTTAGAAATTTGTAGACGCGCAGCAGAGTTTGCAGACTACCGTGTTAAACAATTTCAACAGGTTGAACAGACTCCCTCTTCTGCAAATATAGGTAACCCTCTGCATTTGTACTACAGTTCTAAATAACCTATTCATTAAAGGGTACTTGGTTTTTTTGCTAAGCTCCTAATTATATATAGCCCACTGAACATTTGTCCAATACTTTAGGAAATGGTTTTGTTTGCATGGGTGACATAGAAGACGCTATTCAAGAAGTCTTTCAGGCACCACATATTCAAGTAAGTGGAGATAATGGTTGCTTCTTATCTGAACTCATACTTTGTGTTAGCTTtgttatgtactccctccgtcccaaaataactgtctcaactttgtactagctctagtacaaagttgtactaagtttaagacacttattttgggacggagggagtagtatacagTTTGCTCAGTTATGGTAACTACATGTATTTGACTTCCTTAATCAGATTAAATAGCAATACTAGCTGTGTCCAACCTTACATTACCAACTTCTCCTCGCTTAGGTAATGAAGAATTGTCCAAAATTTGGGAAAGTTATACTGGCTGCTATGGTCCACGAACTATACAGGAGTGGCCTAGGTGAAGTATTGTTTGATAAGGTGAGCATAATTTTTGATAATTTCTGTGTTTGTCTTTAGCATTGCAGCCATGCAGAAAATTTACCGTTATAACTATTTTTCCTTGATCCACTCTTTTTCTTAGGTCAATATTTCTGATGAATTTAGCCAACTTAATTTGCTGCATAAAATATTATTCGGAGTCCCTTGTGGACCTATTTTAGGCAACTCAGCTTGCTTACCACTAACTAAGTTTTCCCTTAATTCGTGTCTGCTAGCTGCCACAACCTTATGTGGTTTCCAATATTCTAACCGATCTAGGCCTCACATTTCACCTTGGTTTACTCTACTATACCTGTATTCAAATGAGGATGATGGCTTGCCTTTGCTCTATCTTTCATGAATGCAGTAATTGTTTTGATGACTTCCAAGTTCTGATTATTTTCTGGATCAGTATATTGGTCTGCAATGAAAAACCATGCGAGTAATTACTGAGTAGGCATTCATTCTCTCATTGAACTATTCCTCCATATAGCCAGTAGTTCTTTCCAACCTCTTGTCTGGTCGTGTTTCCATCTGAATTTGGAGGCTTTagtttttttgcttcatgcttgctaCAGAAGTTTCATTGTGTGAGCGTTCTTTCACTGTATTACTGTCCATTTGGTAGTGAATTAATGTCCACAATCCTGCTCTTATGAAAGTTATTCCCACTGGGAAACTAGAAAAGAGCGCCTACACACTATAGGTGCATTTGAAGAAGCATTCTCATGGAATATCTTTTTATCCTGTAGCTGGCAGCGACTGTTTTCTCTTGGTGCCACGTCAACAGAGAAATATTGCCCGGATACGATACTCTCCTGAAAATCTGGTAAGTCATTCTGATTTAATCTGTATTTGGTATTCACATTGCATGAAACTGTGTTAAAGTTGCTTTTACATATGATTACCTTGAGTTCATGTGCATGTGTCATCATGTATGACGTGGATAGTGTTGCTGTTAATCAGCCGCATATTCTTTGGGGAAATGATTACATCTCTTGTCCGATCCTAGCTTGTCGTGGGACCTGTTTCCACCACACAAAAAGGGTTATTTGCACAAAATTTGTTACATGGAAACTACTCAGAAAATAATCTTTTCATCATATACTTTTTTGTAGGTTGCATATGTAGGAAATCAATGTTGCGATAGTTTTTTTTAATCATGTTTCTATGCTAGCCTGATCCTATGGTAGGATTAGACTACCTAACCCTAGCTCTATTCTGTGCGTACATTCTCTACCAGTTCACTATTTTCCCACCTATGGTGCATCTACAATTTGAAAAAGTCAGAACCCTTAGCTCCCAATGCTTTATTCTCTATTATCTATGCATATACTGTTTTAGTTTAGTGTTGTCTAGAAACAAATTGTTCTAATTTTCTCTTGCAGTTGCAAGCTTGGTGAGAGCAAGATCGTTCTCTGTGAGGAAGGCACCAAGCATAAGTTGCAGAAGCTGCAGCTTAATTACCCAAGGTTAGCTTGCAAAACTACATTGCCCTTTCAAACAGGCATGGTATAACAGTCTGAAGACCAACAACCTTCCACATCCactattttatttttaataaataTCAGTTTGCTTATGCGGATGGGCTGAGAGCCCAATGCATAAGCTATGGCCACCGGCCAG harbors:
- the LOC123408280 gene encoding origin of replication complex subunit 1-like, translated to MPYEIVPQRFVTSFCGSLFYKVCYGCSKGQTAKTRKSRASLGGKPPNPNPHSRRPISVFRISTEFTVVLLPCPLNRITAQAAPSHLALAPSAAGKRPRRAPPRPAPPPLTIAGAPYPPPSLAAAPLPHRRLCRADPPARCPQREAPRAPHCRRRPCSPIPPWEICLFRVCASANASASATPIRSSPSKAMAAAAQMEFSTPSKPTPRRKSKSVASPPPMSPATPSTVRRSSRLLETPAKDLSEAALFETPAKPKPKAVLFETPAKPKPAPTLKRKRAAPSPSPKTPTQTERKPKRQRRLPTNRVYYRKVVYDGGEFAAGDDVYIKRLEGEESDAEDPEAEDCRVCFRAGGGVMVECDACLGGFHLRCVRPPLRRVPEGDWACPYCKAEHEGRAMDRPKPPVGKKIKRTAKEKLLASDLWAARIESLRREPDGAFWAKVRWYTIPEETAAGRQPHNLRRELYRTNDVGDIEMETILRHCFVMSPKEFRDAANDGDDVFYCEYEYDIHWHNFKRLADIDDEPETKEDPSDEPYNAADDYNSDTDVDSEYDEEDEPAARCSARKNQSNEKILPANSWKGRIYGLQKIGIRKIPEHVRCHQKTALEKAKATLLLATLPKSLPCRDKEMEEISTFVKDAICNDHCLGRCLYIHGVPGTGKTMSVLAVMRRLRSEFDSGALRPYCFIEINGLKLASPENIYKVIYEQLSGHRVGWKKALHYLTQHFSDGKKIGKQANQPIVLLIDELDLLLTRNQSVLYNILDWPTKPNSNLVIIGIANTMDLPEKLLPRISSRMGIQRLCFGPYNYRQLQEIITSRLKGINAFEDQAIEFASRKVAAMSGDARRALEICRRAAEFADYRVKQFQQVEQTPSSANIGNGFVCMGDIEDAIQEVFQAPHIQVMKNCPKFGKVILAAMVHELYRSGLGEVLFDKLAATVFSWCHVNREILPGYDTLLKICCKLGESKIVLCEEGTKHKLQKLQLNYPSDDVTFALKESPDLPWLSKYL